The following proteins come from a genomic window of Geomonas sp. RF6:
- a CDS encoding carbonic anhydrase has protein sequence MTKKGIVCKIVSLAAVVAATAGLALASAGGAGISADEALQKLLDGNKSYVANKLGTCAATDTQARQKLAKSQHPYAVILSCSDSRVPPELIFDKSVGEIFVVRVAGNVPDPIVIGSIEYATEHLGSPLIMVLGHERCGAVKATVDAKGKPEGNIGAIVKEILPNAKKAKQISKGKSAEEVVECAVELNAKAVAAALTKRSKVLAEQVKEGKVKIVTAKYDLDDGQVTLLK, from the coding sequence ATGACCAAAAAAGGGATCGTGTGCAAGATTGTTTCCCTGGCCGCAGTAGTGGCCGCAACCGCAGGACTGGCACTTGCCTCGGCAGGGGGCGCCGGCATCAGCGCAGACGAGGCGCTGCAGAAGCTTCTGGACGGCAACAAGAGCTACGTAGCGAACAAGCTCGGCACCTGTGCCGCCACCGACACGCAGGCTCGCCAGAAACTGGCCAAGAGCCAGCACCCGTACGCAGTCATCCTCTCCTGCTCCGATTCCCGCGTCCCGCCCGAGCTGATCTTTGACAAGTCCGTAGGCGAAATTTTCGTGGTCCGCGTCGCAGGCAACGTGCCCGACCCGATCGTCATCGGCAGCATCGAATACGCGACCGAGCACCTCGGCTCCCCGCTGATCATGGTCCTTGGCCACGAGCGTTGCGGCGCGGTGAAGGCGACTGTGGACGCGAAAGGGAAGCCGGAAGGGAACATCGGCGCCATCGTGAAGGAAATTCTCCCGAACGCGAAGAAGGCGAAGCAGATCAGCAAAGGGAAGAGCGCAGAAGAAGTTGTTGAGTGCGCTGTAGAGCTCAACGCCAAAGCTGTCGCAGCTGCCCTGACCAAGCGCTCCAAGGTGCTCGCAGAGCAGGTGAAGGAAGGGAAGGTCAAGATCGTGACCGCAAAGTATGACCTGGACGACGGCCAGGTGACCCTGCTGAAGTAG
- a CDS encoding nitroreductase family protein codes for MESMIELLRKRRSIRSYTPEPVDQESVALLVESLLRSPSSRDLKPWEFIVVDDRQLLNGLAQSKAHSASFLKNAALAVVVIADPQKCDVWIEDSSLAAILLQMTATSLGLGSCWVQIRLRSHASGKSSEEYVRELLGIPQHMHVLSVIGIGHPNEMKKGIPADQLEYGKVRHNGYHEPWR; via the coding sequence ATGGAGAGTATGATAGAGCTGCTGCGCAAGCGTCGCAGCATCCGCTCCTACACGCCGGAGCCGGTTGACCAGGAGTCCGTGGCGCTCCTGGTGGAGTCGTTGCTGCGCTCCCCGTCCTCGCGCGACCTCAAGCCGTGGGAGTTCATCGTGGTGGACGACCGGCAGCTTCTGAACGGGCTCGCCCAGTCGAAGGCGCACAGCGCGTCATTTCTCAAAAATGCCGCATTGGCGGTCGTGGTGATAGCCGACCCGCAGAAGTGCGACGTGTGGATCGAGGACTCGTCCCTTGCCGCTATTTTGCTGCAGATGACCGCGACCTCCCTTGGGCTCGGGAGTTGCTGGGTGCAGATCCGGTTGCGCTCGCACGCCTCCGGGAAGAGTTCCGAGGAGTACGTCCGCGAGCTTCTGGGGATCCCGCAGCACATGCACGTCCTTTCTGTCATCGGAATAGGGCACCCGAACGAGATGAAGAAGGGGATTCCTGCTGATCAGCTGGAGTACGGCAAGGTGCGCCACAACGGTTATCACGAGCCGTGGCGCTGA
- a CDS encoding Smr/MutS family protein: MALNPPEHDDAVVLPIDGVLDLHLFNPREIKDLIPDYLAECVARGIFSVRIIHGKGSGTLRESTHALLRRLPQVSSFRLAGDDGGGWGATLVELRRAS, from the coding sequence GTGGCGCTGAACCCTCCCGAGCACGACGATGCCGTCGTCCTCCCCATCGACGGCGTTCTCGACCTGCACCTCTTCAACCCGCGTGAGATAAAGGACCTCATCCCCGACTATCTCGCCGAGTGCGTCGCCCGCGGCATCTTTTCGGTGAGGATCATTCACGGCAAGGGAAGCGGGACGCTGCGCGAGAGTACCCACGCACTTTTGCGCAGGCTCCCGCAAGTTTCCTCCTTCCGCCTCGCCGGGGACGACGGGGGGGGGTGGGGTGCTACTCTGGTGGAGTTGCGGAGGGCGTCGTGA
- a CDS encoding A/G-specific adenine glycosylase, producing MTGILTAEQVERFREEVYSHYRQFGRKLPWRETHDPYAVLVSELMLQQTQVQRVVPKYADFLASFPSFRDLALAPLSEVLSRWQGLGYNRRALFLQRCAGEVMERFDGELPADVELLETLPGIGQYTARAVAAFAFGEPTVFIETNIRALFLHRFFPDSEAVPDRAILPLVAQTVDRIDPRHWYYALMDAGALLKREVANPGRRSAHHTRQSPFCGSNREQRSWILKALLADPGSTAEKLLLALPLEPDSLLKNLHQLQREGFLREERGGFHIA from the coding sequence GTGACAGGGATTCTTACCGCTGAGCAGGTGGAACGCTTCAGGGAAGAGGTGTACAGCCACTACCGCCAGTTCGGGCGGAAGCTCCCGTGGCGCGAGACGCACGACCCGTACGCGGTGCTCGTTTCCGAACTGATGCTGCAGCAGACCCAGGTGCAGCGGGTAGTGCCGAAATACGCCGATTTTCTGGCGAGCTTCCCCTCCTTCCGCGATCTGGCGCTCGCTCCCCTCTCGGAGGTCCTCTCCCGGTGGCAGGGGCTCGGGTACAACCGGCGCGCCCTTTTTCTGCAGCGCTGTGCCGGGGAGGTGATGGAGCGCTTTGACGGGGAGCTTCCGGCGGATGTGGAGCTTCTCGAAACCCTTCCGGGGATCGGTCAATACACCGCCCGCGCCGTCGCCGCCTTTGCCTTTGGGGAGCCGACCGTTTTCATCGAGACAAACATACGCGCCCTCTTTCTGCACCGATTCTTTCCCGACAGTGAGGCGGTTCCCGACCGCGCCATCCTCCCGCTCGTCGCACAGACCGTGGACCGCATCGATCCCCGGCACTGGTACTACGCCCTCATGGATGCAGGTGCGCTGCTGAAGAGGGAGGTGGCAAATCCCGGGCGCAGGAGCGCCCACCACACCAGACAGTCCCCCTTTTGCGGCTCCAATCGCGAGCAGCGAAGCTGGATCCTGAAGGCGCTCCTCGCCGATCCCGGCAGCACTGCCGAGAAGCTTCTCCTCGCCCTTCCTCTCGAGCCCGATTCCCTCCTCAAAAACCTGCACCAGCTGCAGCGGGAAGGGTTCCTGAGAGAGGAGCGGGGCGGCTTTCACATCGCCTGA
- a CDS encoding response regulator, whose product MTNVLVVDKDQSARKMLAELLTEEGYEVSVTGSAAQALYLVLKKRAQVVLLGEEFDDAGIAELVPILKQLNKEMSIILVSDDLPLALVRKVRKEGIFYHVLKPFGRDEIRQAVKCAFANKGFCSAF is encoded by the coding sequence ATGACCAATGTGCTGGTGGTGGATAAAGACCAGAGCGCCAGGAAGATGCTGGCGGAACTCCTCACCGAGGAAGGATACGAGGTCAGCGTCACCGGGTCGGCTGCGCAGGCGCTCTACCTCGTTCTCAAGAAACGCGCACAGGTCGTCCTGCTCGGGGAGGAGTTCGACGATGCCGGCATTGCCGAGCTCGTCCCGATACTGAAGCAGCTGAACAAGGAGATGAGCATCATCCTCGTCTCCGACGATCTCCCCCTCGCGCTGGTTCGCAAGGTGCGCAAGGAGGGGATCTTCTACCACGTCCTGAAGCCTTTCGGGCGTGACGAGATCAGGCAGGCGGTAAAATGCGCCTTTGCAAATAAGGGTTTCTGTTCAGCCTTTTAA